The following DNA comes from Marinilabiliales bacterium.
ATTGATAAGTCCGAAGAATATGAAACCCCTGTAGTCAATACCCTCCTTCTGAAGTCCCCCGATAGTCGGTTTGATGATCCGCTCCTCCACCTTCTTCATGAAACCGCCGCCTGCAAAAGGCACCGGCGATACCGAGCCCATACCCCCGGTATTGGGACCCGTGTCGTTCTCACCAATACGTTTGTAGTCCTTTGCCTCGGGCAGCATCAGGTAGTTCTTCCCGTCGGTCAGCACGAAGACCGACAGTTCGATGCCGCTGAGGAACTCTTCGATCACCACTTTGGCGCTAGCATCGCCGAACTTGCCCTCCAGCATCTCCTTCAGCTCCCTTTCAGCCTCCCGGCGGTCGTCGATTATCAGCACCCCCTTACCCGCCGCCAGTCCGTCAGCCTTCAGCACATAGGGAGGCTTCAGCGTCTCCATGAAACCCAGTCCCTCGCTAATTGTAGCCTTCGTAACAGGCAGGTACCTTGCCGTGGGGATACCGTATTTCTTCATGAACTGCTTGGCAAACGCCTTGCTCCCCTCCAGCAGCGCCCCCACGCTGTCGGGCCCTATCACCGTGATGCCCGCCAGGGGGTTTTTTGCATTTTCCTTACTTTTCGCAGGTTTTTTTGATTTCCTGGCTGCCGGTCCTGCCATCTCCCCCGTCCCTTCCATTGCCGCAGTCCTTTCCTTTGCCGCGGTTCCTGGCACATCGTTGCCGCCACCTTTATTTCCATTCTTTTCGCTGCCCTGGCTGCCAGCCTGTCCGTCAGCTCCACCTTCTCCGTTACCGCCAGCCTTGCCGTCTGCTCCGTCTCCTCCCTTACTGCCAGCCTGGCCGCCAGCTCCGTCTCTTCCCTTACCGCCAGA
Coding sequences within:
- the purD gene encoding phosphoribosylamine--glycine ligase — encoded protein: MEGTGEMAGPAARKSKKPAKSKENAKNPLAGITVIGPDSVGALLEGSKAFAKQFMKKYGIPTARYLPVTKATISEGLGFMETLKPPYVLKADGLAAGKGVLIIDDRREAERELKEMLEGKFGDASAKVVIEEFLSGIELSVFVLTDGKNYLMLPEAKDYKRIGENDTGPNTGGMGSVSPVPFAGGGFMKKVEERIIKPTIGGLQKEGIDYRGFIFFGLINVEGNPFVIEYNVRLGDPETEAIIPRIKNDLLELLVATGKQELEQHRIDIDPRVVASVMLVSGGYPGNYEKGLKIRGLKMVAAEKGKSAQPGSEDTIVFHAGTRKDNGKVVTNGGRVLAVSALASTMEKALKKAYKTAAGISFDKVYYRRDLGKDLESGVEKDPGLGLGKGPGKNPGKGPKG